The genomic region TTTCTTTTGCTTGAGTATCCAGTCTAAAGCATAGGCGAGTTGCTGACGTGTCATGACGGGTGCATAGCCCAGTATCCAGCGTGATTTACCGTCATGGAGTAGGAAGGTTCTACGCTCATGAAGAGTCTCATCCAGGCTACCTGTCATGGAGCTGTTGCGGAGGAGGTAGGGGCCGACTTTGATCGATGAGTCAGTCGCGTGATCATGGAGGCTGATTTTGCCATTGATGACATCAAGGTGAACTCCTTTGGGGTGGCCGTTCTTACCAAGACCTATAGAAACGCCTGCCATTTCTCCGTCCCTGTCCATCATGTCTCCTAGCTTCTTGTGGCCATTGCTGATTTTACTTTCCAGACGATTTTCGGAGAAGTGGTAGAGGTTCAGGGTGACAACACGACCTTCAGGATTCATGTGGGCGTGTATCGTCTGGTGCTGTGCAGCCAGAGGCAGCAGCAATGCCAGCCAGATCATCTGAATATAACGTACCATTTGGGAAATTGGGTGTCAGGGGGTAGGTTTGAGTATAAGGAAGTTTCGCACAGGTTTATTGAAAAACGAGCGGAATGTCTTTTCTCCCCCAGGGACTGCTGCGCTGATCCATAAGTCCGAGGAGCGTCCTCCGTCAAGGTTCATGGCATTTGAAATCTGACATCCGGCAAGTTTCTTGCCAGCAATGGCTTTGGAGAGTTGCTCCAGTGTGCAGGCGTCCGCGTAGCCTATGAGCCAGTGATCCGCCCCGTCGTGGGCGATGAAGGAGCGCTTGCGTGCGTTTTGCTTGGAGAGGCCCTTCACTGTATGGCCGCCATCAGATAGCATAGGGCCGGCCTGGAGGAGATGGTTGGGTGTCAGGTTTTTGGTGAGATTGCTGAGGTGTTTGCGCCGGGCTATGGCGGTGATTTTTTTATTTGTATCGATGTAGTAAAATGCAGAACCCAGTGAGGAGGGGTTGTTGTAGCCGCGCTTGGTGCCGTTTTCGATAACGAGTCCTAGGGGTTTGCCCTCTGGGGTGAAGAAACCTGCATTGATAGAGGCGAGGGCTTGTTTGGCTGTGCCGCAGGATTTGGCATCAGGCCAGAGTGAACCCGGGCCCTTTGGTTGATCGGCGACTTCGAGATGATATTGGCGACTGTCGAAGCTGATCAGGTGGAGGGTCACGCCTTCGGAGCTGACTTGATGGTATGCAAGGGGAAGGATGGATTGCTTGGGCTTGGGGTTCGCTTCATCGGCCTTGGTGCAGCTGAGACAAGTCAAGGCGACAAACAAGGTCATGAAAATTTTCGGCACACCATCCATACGCTTAAGCGCAGGATAATCTTGCGTGGTGAATGATCAAGCAGGGAGGCGTGCAGTCCCAAGGAGTGTCTGGAAGTGTGGGGCTTCGTCTTCTCGATCCACGATGGCGGTATCTACATCGCAGAAGCCAGCCTGTTCTAGTTTGGTGGCGAGGTCGACTTCGGAGAATCCCAGCCAGACGTCGTGGTAAAGCTCCCGGGCCTGCTCAAACTGGTGCTGCAGAAGATCCAGGACCACGATGGTGCCACCCGGTTTCAGGATACGGGCGGCTGATACGAGGGCGCGCTCAGGCTTCTGTGCATGGTGGAGGGCCTGGCTGAAAATTACCAAATCCACTGAGGCATCATCGATGGGAGGGGACTCGATATCTCCCAGGCGGTACTCAAGGTTCGGGAGTTTGTTTTCTTTGGCGAGTTCTTTACCGAACTCGACCATCTTTTCGGAGTTGTCGATCGCGATGACTTTCTTGGCGCGTTGGGCGAGCAGCTGGGAAAGGGTACCTTCACCCGCACCGAGATCGGCCACCGTCTCGTAGTTGAGAATCTTGAGCAGAGCTTCGGAGAGGCCTTTCCAAGAGCGGCCGGGGACATACTGACGGCCAAACTTGCCCGCCAGCTCGTCAAAATAGGCGCGGGCTCGGTCACGGCGTTTTCGTAGAGTGAGGCGGAGTGCTGCACGGTCGGCAGAAATTTCCGGGATTTCCTCGGCTGCCTGACGGGCGACTTGCATCAGGTCTGGAGGGGCGCTTGCAGAGTAGAGGTTGTTCTTGCCGACCCTGCGATCAGTGGCAAGCTGGTTGGTTTTTAGCTGGCCTAGCTGGGTGGAAATGCGGCTTTGGCCCATGCCGAGAATACTCTGAAGCTCGGCCACGCTAAGCTCTTCCTCATCAATAAGCATGAGGATGCGAAGGCGGGTCGGATCGGACAGGATTTTTAGCGAATTGAGAATTGACGTCATCTGAAGCTGGTTTATATCAACGCATCAAGATTTGTTGATGCAACTCTAAAATTTTATGAATAGACCATACATTTTCTCCTCTGAGTCCGTTACTGAGGGTCATCCAGACAAAGTCTGTGATACGATTTCCGATGTGATTTTGGATGCCTGCCTTGAGCAGGACATCAATAGCCGTGTGGCTTGTGAAACTTTTGTGAAAGACAACGTGGTTGGCTTGGCTGGTGAGATTACGACTCACGCAGACTTTGACAGCCGTAGTCTGGTTGAGAAGGCGATTCGTGAAATCGGCTATGTGCATGACGACTGCAAGTTCAACGCGAATAGCTTCTTTTTCGTCAACCTGATCGGCCAGCAGTCTCCAGACATCGCTCAAGGTGTGGATGCAGCTGCCGCGCAGGACAAACTCATCGCAGAACAAGGCGCCGGTGACCAAGGTATTATGTTTGGTTACGCATGTAACGAGACGCCTGAGCTGATGCCTGCACCTATCAGCTACTCTCACAAATTGGGCCGTGAACTGACACTGCTCCGCAAGAGTGGCCAGCACAAATGGCTTCGTCCTGATTCCAAGACTCAGGTTTCCATGGAGTATGTTGATGGTAAGCCAAGTCGCGTGACTGCTGTGGTGGTCTCCACCATGCACTCCTCAGATATCACCACAGGTGAAATTCGCCAGATTCTGAAGAAGGACCTCATCCAGCGTGTGATTCCAGCTAACCTCCTGACCGACGACACAGAACTCCTGATCAATCCGACCGGTCTCTTTGTGATCGGTGGCCCTGAGGGTGATGCAGGACTAACAGGACGTAAGATCATTGTAGATACCTACGGTGGGACTGGTCGTCATGGTGGTGGTGCATTCTCTGGTAAGGATCCATCCAAGGTGGACCGCTCTGCGGCATACATGTGCCGCTGGGTCGCTAAGAATATTGTGGCTGCAGGACTCGCTGAGAAAGCTGAGATCCAGGTGGCGTATGCGATCGGTTACCCACACCCAGTGAGTATCAGTGTGAATACCTTCGGCACCGGTACTGTCGATGAGGCGAAGATCGAAGCGGCAGTGAAGGAAGTATTCTCCTTCAAGCCAGCAGATATCATTACCCAACTCGACCTGGTGCGTCCAATCTACCGTCACACCACCAACTACGGTCACTTCGGCCGTGAAGACAATCTCTCCGCTCTGACTTGGGAGAAGAAGAACAAGGTGGATGATCTTAAAGCTGCAATTTCCTAACACGTAAAACTTAACACCTAACACTTAAACATTATGTCCACTACTTTAGAAGTAACCGATTACAAGGTGGC from Rubritalea squalenifaciens DSM 18772 harbors:
- a CDS encoding phosphodiester glycosidase family protein gives rise to the protein MPKIFMTLFVALTCLSCTKADEANPKPKQSILPLAYHQVSSEGVTLHLISFDSRQYHLEVADQPKGPGSLWPDAKSCGTAKQALASINAGFFTPEGKPLGLVIENGTKRGYNNPSSLGSAFYYIDTNKKITAIARRKHLSNLTKNLTPNHLLQAGPMLSDGGHTVKGLSKQNARKRSFIAHDGADHWLIGYADACTLEQLSKAIAGKKLAGCQISNAMNLDGGRSSDLWISAAVPGGEKTFRSFFNKPVRNFLILKPTP
- a CDS encoding ArsR/SmtB family transcription factor — its product is MTSILNSLKILSDPTRLRILMLIDEEELSVAELQSILGMGQSRISTQLGQLKTNQLATDRRVGKNNLYSASAPPDLMQVARQAAEEIPEISADRAALRLTLRKRRDRARAYFDELAGKFGRQYVPGRSWKGLSEALLKILNYETVADLGAGEGTLSQLLAQRAKKVIAIDNSEKMVEFGKELAKENKLPNLEYRLGDIESPPIDDASVDLVIFSQALHHAQKPERALVSAARILKPGGTIVVLDLLQHQFEQARELYHDVWLGFSEVDLATKLEQAGFCDVDTAIVDREDEAPHFQTLLGTARLPA
- the metK gene encoding methionine adenosyltransferase, with protein sequence MNRPYIFSSESVTEGHPDKVCDTISDVILDACLEQDINSRVACETFVKDNVVGLAGEITTHADFDSRSLVEKAIREIGYVHDDCKFNANSFFFVNLIGQQSPDIAQGVDAAAAQDKLIAEQGAGDQGIMFGYACNETPELMPAPISYSHKLGRELTLLRKSGQHKWLRPDSKTQVSMEYVDGKPSRVTAVVVSTMHSSDITTGEIRQILKKDLIQRVIPANLLTDDTELLINPTGLFVIGGPEGDAGLTGRKIIVDTYGGTGRHGGGAFSGKDPSKVDRSAAYMCRWVAKNIVAAGLAEKAEIQVAYAIGYPHPVSISVNTFGTGTVDEAKIEAAVKEVFSFKPADIITQLDLVRPIYRHTTNYGHFGREDNLSALTWEKKNKVDDLKAAIS